A stretch of the Halorussus salinus genome encodes the following:
- a CDS encoding TIGR00341 family protein: MRLIHVLIPAERRGPILGALDSKEIDYAVLETDERTSEEVMVEFPLPSDGVGDVMDALRDAGLEEDEYTVMGNAETASTPNMERLQNRYAGDFDPLTRKELRSKVRDMAHDRNSFVWMIFLSAIIATAGLLLDSPAIVVGSMVIAPMVGPVLTASAGAVTGDRRMLVDSIKLQALGLAVAVVSSLAFGYLLKSFSFVPQLQITALGQISSRVAPSLLTVAVGLAAGSASAFGVTTKGPTSLIGVMIAAALIPAAATTGIAVIWGFPVVAAGSLVLLLVSLVAINVAALVTLWYLGYRPNGFDRRVLAADGRRQAAILAVAVLAVAVVVAGAGFATYQQITYERTVNQQVSSVLDNPAYTNLTYVSTNTEYAFTGNWFSSETVTVTISRTSDREYPRLATRLQRRIDAATSQNPSVRVHFVDYAVANSTQVSLSGPRGEAIA; the protein is encoded by the coding sequence TCGAAGGAGATAGACTACGCCGTCCTCGAAACCGACGAGCGGACGAGCGAGGAGGTGATGGTCGAGTTTCCGCTCCCGAGCGACGGCGTCGGCGACGTGATGGATGCGCTCCGGGACGCCGGACTCGAAGAAGACGAGTACACCGTCATGGGGAACGCCGAGACCGCCTCGACGCCGAACATGGAACGGTTGCAGAACCGATACGCTGGTGACTTCGACCCGCTGACTCGGAAGGAACTTCGGTCGAAGGTGCGGGACATGGCCCACGACCGCAACTCGTTCGTCTGGATGATATTCCTGAGCGCCATCATCGCGACGGCGGGGCTACTGCTCGACTCCCCGGCCATCGTCGTCGGGTCGATGGTCATCGCGCCGATGGTCGGGCCGGTCCTGACCGCGAGCGCCGGAGCGGTCACGGGCGACCGGCGGATGCTCGTGGACAGCATCAAGTTACAGGCGCTCGGGCTGGCGGTCGCGGTCGTCAGCTCGCTTGCGTTCGGCTACCTGCTCAAGTCGTTCTCGTTCGTGCCGCAGTTGCAGATTACCGCGCTCGGCCAGATTAGCTCTCGGGTCGCGCCGAGTCTCCTGACCGTGGCGGTCGGACTCGCCGCCGGGAGCGCCTCGGCGTTCGGCGTGACGACGAAGGGGCCGACCTCGCTCATCGGCGTGATGATAGCCGCGGCGCTGATTCCCGCGGCCGCGACGACCGGCATCGCTGTCATCTGGGGGTTCCCCGTGGTCGCGGCCGGGTCGCTGGTCCTCCTTCTGGTCTCGCTGGTCGCCATCAACGTCGCCGCGCTCGTCACGCTCTGGTATCTGGGCTACCGACCGAACGGGTTCGATCGGCGAGTACTCGCGGCCGACGGCCGTCGGCAGGCGGCGATTCTCGCAGTCGCCGTCCTCGCCGTCGCCGTCGTCGTCGCCGGGGCGGGATTTGCAACGTACCAGCAGATAACCTACGAGCGAACCGTCAACCAGCAGGTGAGTTCCGTCCTCGACAATCCGGCGTACACGAACCTCACCTACGTCTCGACCAACACCGAGTACGCCTTCACCGGCAACTGGTTCTCCTCGGAGACGGTCACGGTCACCATCAGTCGCACCTCCGACCGCGAGTACCCGCGACTGGCGACCCGGCTTCAGCGCCGCATCGACGCCGCGACCAGCCAGAATCCGTCGGTTCGGGTTCACTTCGTGGACTACGCGGTGGCGAACTCGACGCAGGTGTCGCTCTCAGGGCCGCGCGGCGAAGCGATTGCCTGA